A genomic region of Phragmites australis chromosome 2, lpPhrAust1.1, whole genome shotgun sequence contains the following coding sequences:
- the LOC133910309 gene encoding uncharacterized protein LOC133910309: MSRFSRLASSSSSSSDDDKDEELFIALQQAHSQYQAMQVPRWGGSVPGRQYVHRDREAGHWRLYNDYFSDAPTYGANFFRHRFRMNRDLFLRIAQAIEQHDNYFKQKRDRNGRLGLSCLQKVTAAFQMIAYGVAVDFMDQYVRSAESTNIESLRRFAKAVVEVYGYEYLRSPNEEDTARLLAIGESRGFPGMLGSIDCMHWGWKNCPAAWQGQYTDHAHEPTIILEAVASKDLWIWHAFFGLAGSHNDINVLHRSHLFAKLAEEEAPQVNYTVNGHNYTMGYYLADGIYPQWATFVKTIPQPLGNKRKYFAKAQEAVQKDVERAFGVLQSRFAIVRGPARFWDKDTLRQIMIACVIMHNIIIEDERDEDEQMQYEYVGQLVRPTPREVRNRTPELHDFLQAHNNIRNRETHSQLQEDLVEHLWQRHADMY, translated from the exons ATGAGTCGTTTCTCTCGCTTagcttcgtcgtcgtcgtcctcgtcggaCGATGACAAAGATGAAGAATTGTTCATCGCATTGCAGCAAGCACACAGTCAATATCAAGCTATGCAAGTTCCTCGATGGGGCGGGTCTGTACCAGGGCGTCAGTATGTTCATCGCGATAGAGAAGCCGGGCATTGGAGGCTGTACAACGACTACTTTTCAGATGCTCCGACCTACGGGGCAAATTTCTTTCGCCACAG GTTTAGAATGAACCGTGATCTGTTTCTTCGCATAGCACAAGCCATAGAGCAACATGATAATTACTTTaagcaaaaaagagatagaaatGGACGTCTTGGGTTATCATGTTTGCAGAAGGTTACCGCAGCATTCCAGATGATAGCTTATGGAGTAGCAGTTGATTTTATGGATCAATATGTCCGTTCTGCTGAAAGCACGAACATAGAAAGTCTTAGAAGGTTTGCCAAAGCAGTTGTCGAAGTTTATGGATATGAGTATTTGAGATCCCCAAATGAGGAAGACACAGCTAGATTACTTGCGATTGGAGAGAGTAGAGGTTTCCCCGGAATGCTTGGGAGCATAGATTGTATGCATTGGGGATGGAAAAATTGTCCTGCAGCATGGCAAGGACAGTACACCGACCACGCGCATGAGCCAACAATCATTCTTGAAGCTGTTGCTTCTAAagatctttggatttggcatgctttctttggtTTAGCAgggtctcacaatgatatcaatgttcttCACCGTTCTCATCTTTTTGCAAAGCTAGCCGAAGAGGAAGCTCCACAAGTTAATTACACTGTCAATGGTCATAATTATACAATGGGGTATTACCTTGCAGATGGCATCTATCCTCAATGGGCGACATTTGTGAAGACCATACCGCAGCCACTgggaaataagagaaaatattttgCCAAGGCACAGGAGGCAGTTCAGAAGGATGTTGAAAGAGCATTTGGAGTTCTACAATCTCGTTTCGCCATTGTTCGTGGACCAGCCCGATTTTGGGATAAAGATACCCTAAGACAAATTATGATAGCTTGTGTCATAATGCATAATATAATTATTGAAGATGAGAGGGATGAAGATGAACAGATGCAGTACGAGTATGTTGGCCAACTTGTGAGACCTACACCGCGTGAAGTTCGTAATCGTACTCCGGAGCTACATGATTTCCTTCAAGCTCATAATAACATTAGGAATAGGGAAA